In Nitrospirota bacterium, the sequence AGTGAAACCCTGTATCAAGATATGAAGTGTCATTGGATGCCGGAGAATTCACCATGAAGGCGAGACCTGCAGGGATGATCCATGGCCTGAGCTTTCCGAACTCAAAGCGATACTTAGGGGCAAACACAACATTCAGTTCCGAGACGTTGACCGTGGAGGTCGCATAGCCAACTGTTCCGCCCGGTCCGTCATCCTCCAATGCCTCCTCTCGAAGGACACTTGATGTTTGAAGGACATTCTTATCCGAGAAGCTGGCATACTCCACCATGAACTCACCGAGCAGGGTGTTGCCAAACAACTTTGCCAGCGGTATGTCCAGTCCGGCACCAATGACTTTACCGCTGTCATCATCATTTTTCCCCATAAGTCCGTAGGTGTCTGTGAATGCCTGTCCGCCTCTGTCATCCTTCAAATTTGCTGTCCCATATTTATAGAAGACCTGCCCGCCAGACTGGGCAAAACCTGTTCCTGCCACAAAAAGCCCTGAGATAATAATAATAACAAATACAATAAGTTTTTTCATGACCCTGCCTCCTGTTCAAATTGATCTAAATAAACATAATATTAATGCACGAGAAATTCATTTTATCCTATATTATTCACCTCCTTAAGAGAAGATTTTCATTGCATGAACATTCACATAAACATCCCGCTTTAATTCGGAAATAACGCTGCCGCATTTCATTAAGGTGACCACTTTATCCGGCACGATCAAAATCAGGCGTCAGGAGACCTCATCGGTACTCTGAAGGCGAATAATAATATAAAGGTCAGAGAGGGCTGTCAATAGAAATTAAAATACCCGGCTAATATTGTAATATATTCTGTCCCTGGTAAAGGGATTACAATGGCAGGTCTTTGGAAGTCAACATGACCACCCGGTTTTAAGCAGGGGACAGCCCAGATGTCATAACACTCTCTATGAGGGCGGTGACCTTTTCCAGCAAAGTCAGAGGAGATGTCGAATGACTGAGGGACTATTGGTCATAAAGTCAGTGCAACCTGTCTACCGCCATCGCCAGCTCACGCAGCGGCTGTGCAATGGTAACCGGGTAGGGTGGCGCCTCCTTGAGCTGACGCAGGTGGGGAGGCAGGCGCCGGAGTTCATCTGCGGCACGCCGCCGAATCTGCTCGAGTGCCTCCGGCTCGTGCACTCGCGTTCCGTTTTTCATCACCGGCCGGATCAGCATTTCACCAGGCAGCGAGTCGTTTTCCAGCGAAAGCACATCGCCGGTCATTATGCAGTTCGCATCATACGTGCGATAAACCTGCTTGCGTCCCGGCCAGGTGGCCTTGCCTTCGGAACGCTTGCGCCGCGCGCGCCCGGCGTATTCCTGCAGCTTGTAGGCGCAGTCTAAAAACGGTGCATCAGCCGAGGTATCCATGGCCGTGCCGACGCCGAAACCGTCAATCGGTGAGCCTTGCGATAATAAGTTCCGCAACGCGAATTCATCGAGGCTGCCACTCGAAAAAATGCCAATTTCCGGGAGTCCAGCCTCGTCCAGAATTCGGCGCACTTTATGTGCGTGAAGTGCGAGGTCGCCGCTGTCAATACGCACCGCCTTGACGGTAATGCCCGATTTTTTCAGGCGCGGCGCCAGTTCTGTTACCTTACGCGCCGCAGCTTCGGTGTCGTAAGTGTCGATGAGTAGCGTCACGTTTTCCGGCAGGGCTCGGGCAAAATGCTCGAAGGCAAGTTCTTCATTGTCGTGCGCCTGGACAAAGGAATGCGCCATAGTGCCAAACACCGGTATATTGAACTCGGAGCCGGCGAGTACATTGGAAGTGCCCTGGAACCCGGCGAGATAACTTGCCCGTGCCGCGAACAACGCCGCTTCGGCGCCATGGGCGCGCCGCATGCCGAAGTCCACCAGCAGTTTGCCGGGAGTGGTCA encodes:
- a CDS encoding nicotinate phosphoribosyltransferase, with amino-acid sequence MIDSVKSPLLTDLYQLSMLQAYFATEMNDIAVFEFFVRGLPKNRGFLMAAGLEQVLKFLENLHFTGEELDWVRRSGLFSGDLPDQLARLRFTGDVHAMPEGTLFFADEPILRVTAPIPQAQLVESRIINLLHFQTLVASKAARVVLTTPGKLLVDFGMRRAHGAEAALFAARASYLAGFQGTSNVLAGSEFNIPVFGTMAHSFVQAHDNEELAFEHFARALPENVTLLIDTYDTEAAARKVTELAPRLKKSGITVKAVRIDSGDLALHAHKVRRILDEAGLPEIGIFSSGSLDEFALRNLLSQGSPIDGFGVGTAMDTSADAPFLDCAYKLQEYAGRARRKRSEGKATWPGRKQVYRTYDANCIMTGDVLSLENDSLPGEMLIRPVMKNGTRVHEPEALEQIRRRAADELRRLPPHLRQLKEAPPYPVTIAQPLRELAMAVDRLH